The following proteins are co-located in the Podarcis raffonei isolate rPodRaf1 chromosome 5, rPodRaf1.pri, whole genome shotgun sequence genome:
- the TEX36 gene encoding testis-expressed protein 36 isoform X1, whose protein sequence is MPKGRRANPSTARDGAWFAQSGKLQIFPESLTASMQKQILNLEATNQINNRLPQMYKVREKKPVNTFPFSIHDNRHCLLNVGEYLDSGLGLRKFQRETCQHHSESYLFLAHEPIPSSTDKHTIYQTSFVEYPNTKRSILGRFPKSHADRSFALNSSAANDYLWFSKGHANPNISAPVRPERSSLSEPQQLLPAEHSTE, encoded by the exons ATGCCCAAGGGGAGGCGGGCCAATCCCAGCACCGCGCGGGATGGCGCCTGG TTTGCACAGTCTGGAAAGCTGCAAATATTTCCTGAATCTCTTACAGCCTCTATGCAAAAACAGATACTAAATTTAGAAGCTACTAATCAAATCAACAATAGATTGCCACAGATGTACAAAGTTCGGGAGAAG AAACCAGTAAACACATTTCCATTTTCAATCCATGATAATAGACATTGTTTATTGAATGTCGGAGAGTACTTGGATTCT GGACTAGGACTAAGGAAATTTCAACGCGAGACATGCCAACACCATTCAGAAAGCTACCTTTTTTTGGCCCATGAACCCATTCCAAGCAGTACTGACAAGCATACCATTTATCAGACTTCATTTGTCGAGTATCCAAATACCAAGCGGTCCATTCTGGGGCGATTTCCCAAAAGCCATGCAGAtaggtcctttgctttaaattcttCAGCTGCAAACGATTATCTGTGGTTTTCAAAAGGCCATGCCAATCCTAATATTTCAGCTCCTGTCAGGCCTGAGAGAAGCTCTCTCTCTGAGCCTCAGCAACTTTTACCTGCTGAACATTCAACAGAATAA
- the TEX36 gene encoding testis-expressed protein 36 isoform X2 produces the protein MQKQILNLEATNQINNRLPQMYKVREKKPVNTFPFSIHDNRHCLLNVGEYLDSGLGLRKFQRETCQHHSESYLFLAHEPIPSSTDKHTIYQTSFVEYPNTKRSILGRFPKSHADRSFALNSSAANDYLWFSKGHANPNISAPVRPERSSLSEPQQLLPAEHSTE, from the exons ATGCAAAAACAGATACTAAATTTAGAAGCTACTAATCAAATCAACAATAGATTGCCACAGATGTACAAAGTTCGGGAGAAG AAACCAGTAAACACATTTCCATTTTCAATCCATGATAATAGACATTGTTTATTGAATGTCGGAGAGTACTTGGATTCT GGACTAGGACTAAGGAAATTTCAACGCGAGACATGCCAACACCATTCAGAAAGCTACCTTTTTTTGGCCCATGAACCCATTCCAAGCAGTACTGACAAGCATACCATTTATCAGACTTCATTTGTCGAGTATCCAAATACCAAGCGGTCCATTCTGGGGCGATTTCCCAAAAGCCATGCAGAtaggtcctttgctttaaattcttCAGCTGCAAACGATTATCTGTGGTTTTCAAAAGGCCATGCCAATCCTAATATTTCAGCTCCTGTCAGGCCTGAGAGAAGCTCTCTCTCTGAGCCTCAGCAACTTTTACCTGCTGAACATTCAACAGAATAA